From the Solanum pennellii chromosome 4, SPENNV200 genome, one window contains:
- the LOC107015853 gene encoding GRF1-interacting factor 1-like, with protein sequence MQQHLMQMQPMMAAYYPTNVTTDHIQQYLDENKSLILKIVESQNSGKLSECAENQARLQRNLMYLAAIADSQPQPSSMHSQFSSGGMMQPGTHSYLQQQQQQQQVQQMATQQLMAARSSSMLYGQQQQQQQQSQLSQYQQGLHSSQLGMSSGSGGSTGLHHMLQSESSPHGGGFSHDFGRANKQDIGSSMSAEGRGGSSGGDGGENLYLKASED encoded by the exons ATGCAGCAGCACCTGATGCAGATGCAGCCCATGATGGCAGCTTACTATCCAACGAACGTCACTACTGACCATATTCAacag TATTTGGATGAGAACAAATCACTCATTCTGAAGATTGTTGAGAGCCAGAACTCTGGGAAACTCAGTGAATGTGCAGA GAACCAAGCTAGGCTTCAGAGGAATCTGATGTACCTTGCTGCGATTGCTGATTCACAACCTCAACCTTCTAGCATGCATTCTCAG TTCTCTTCTGGTGGGATGATGCAGCCAGGGACACACAGTTACttgcagcagcagcagcagcaacaacaagtGCAACAAATGGCAACACAACAACTCATGGCTGCAAGATCCTCCTCAATGCTCTATGGacaacagcagcagcagcagcagcaatcTCAGTTATCGCAATATCAACAAGGCTTGCATAGTAGCCAACTCGGCATGAGTTCTGGCAGTGGCGGAAGCACTGGACTTCATCACATGCTTCAAAGTGAATCATCACCTCATGGTGGTGGTTTCTCTCATGACTTCGGCCGCGCAAATAAGCAAGACATTGGGAGCAGTATGTCTGCTGAAGGGCGCGGCGGAAGTTCAGGTGGTGATGGTGGTGAGAATCTTTATCTGAAAGCTTCTGAGGATTGA